The following is a genomic window from Solanum lycopersicum chromosome 6, SLM_r2.1.
GTGATTTGAAACCtagttaaagggcatatttatgtattaatataaaaattcaaggCCCTGATATATCTTGATAAGAAGAACGTAAGGTGTTGATATAAGACTCGTGTTTAGAGATTATTATGGCATTTACCCTTAGAATTTTCCAATCCAAGAGGATGATCATTCTGTGAGATACATAGTTAGTAACACACATTGAGTTCATTAAATGAACATCACTTGACCTCAGCCAAAAGGTCGAGAAAAGTTTCATTAAATGAGCATTGAAGAGGAAGATAACATGTATTCATTTTTCACTTTTGgctaaaaagaaaagagcaaCTATAATAgggaaaagataaaatttaacaCAAGTagaatatctttttttcttaaaataaaataaaatttgaacacAAGTAGAACATCTTAAATAGCTTGTTCCTCATCGGATCCTTTTGTAGTCTTTTGTTTAGATggtaacaaattttatatagtCTAAAAGCACAAAGGTTGTACTGGCCATAATTACTGGAAAAATGTATCACAATATACATTAGAAATTTCTATCTCCTTACAGATATCCTAGAGCATAAAGAATAGCTTCTGAATCTCTTGTGGTTCTTgttttacaccaaaaatagaaCAGCAGCACATAATGCATTTTTATCTTCTGGATTGAACTACCATCTTCAAAACATCTTGAGATCCTTTCTTTCCACATAATCCTTCTTTAGTATTAAAAGTTGGTAATAATAAGATAAATGTTTGGAATTTTGAGGACTTCAATTGGCTGGTTTTGACCAGTGAATCAGTGAACTAGGTGTTTTAATAAGGAATATATAGGTTTAGTCCATGGGATCAGCTGAATGAAGCACCTTTTAAATTTCCCAAACACTCCAAAAGTGCTTGAAAGCTATTTTGGCTTAAAAGCACAAGCCAATCAAAGCAGGCTCTTAATCCATAAGCTCAGATTCATGTCTTATAATTTTAAGATTTGCTAAGCAGTTTAACTGATTTTGTCCAGTTATGAAACTAAATTTTCTTGtagtttttacttttgttttccATTTGCAGCAGAATCTGAAACAGACAGTGAGGCATCAGATATTAGTGGTTCTGATGGAGAAGACACTTCATGGATCTCATGGTACTGCGGTCTACGTGGGAATGAGTTCTTCTGTGAAGTTGATGATGACTACATCCAAGATGACTTTAACCTGTGCGGTCTAAGCAGCCTCGTACCATATTATGACTATGCACTTGATCTGATTCTAGACGTCGAATCTTCTCATGGTGAGTTTTCTCTTTCCATATTGTGACCACTTCTTTCTGCTGTGTACTGTGATTTGCAAATTGCACATCTGGGTATCTAAGGTTACGGTCTGTCATGATTGGCTTGTTCCTCGCTGTCTCCTGAGTGCACTAGaaataagttcatgaattaGCTTTGCGTATTATTGGGGGTCGTTTGGTAGGGTTTATAAGAATGGTGCTAaacaatatatatgataatgCTCGTGTTATTTCTTATTCATTGTTTGGATTGGTGTGTTAAAAAAGGTTTTGAGGGGAAATTGATTCGTTAACCATGCTAATGGATGCATTAAATCCCCTTGCATTACTATATCATGGTTTTCCATGTATTAATAATACACAAAAGACTGAATAACTAATGCTTGTATCAGTTATACAAAGATTGAAGAAGTACCTAACAAGTTACTATTAATACACAAAGCTAATGAATGTTTGGTACACTTTTTCAACCAATTTGGTATTAAGGTATGTACAACTAATACATGGAAATCAACAGTATTAGTAATGCAAGGGGTTCCAATGTATGCATTAGCATGATTAAAGACATAGGTGCTTCTGGAAAAAACCACCTCCACCTACTTGTGGAGGGTATTTTGTAAACAATTTTTTAGAAACTATGCAATGCCTGTTATTTTCAATACACCAAACCAAACACTACATAAGAAATAGTCTCAGCATAATTAATGCAAGTATAACTAATGCACTATTTTTATGCACCATACCAAACAACCCCTTGATCTATAGCAGTTGTAGTTGATGAAAATTAGACGGACCAAATTACAAATGGTTTGACATTTAGAGAGATTTGTTTGCCGTCATGGatctaacaataataatagctGATATTTGTTACTTTCAGGTGGAATGTCTTAATAATCTGTATTGCTAGCATTAAGATGATTGTTTCATTactaacaattaaaataaaaaaagacatgATTGTGTATTAGTTTCCCATGTGTATTGTTCTTGCCGTACTAGTGTGCATCTGGATGCTTCTTATGCTTTGCTAGTTTGAAGGTAATCATGTCTTCTTCTATGAGTTTTAAAGGACGCCAGAGAGGTGTATTTGTATATAAGTTCTCTGAAAGTAGAGGTTGATTTGGTGACTGTTCAAAGTGATAGCTCCCCAGCTTTTACTGAGCATGAAGGCTGGTTTTGTTGACTTAGCGTCCtgtataattttatattcttgtCATAAATATGCTCAAGTATTAACATTGGAGCTGTATTTTGTTGAAAGTAAACATCTTATTTGGATAAGACTGTTTAGAGTGGGGTTTGTAATTGGTATTTTCTTATATCTTAAGAGGAGAACTTTGGTGTTCTATAGTTACCTCAGTAgtaattttgaagaattttctCTATATAAGATTTTAGCAAATTAGAGATATGTGCTTGTTCTGAGAAACATTTCTCCATGCCATTATAGAAGACATGTTCACAACGTTAGGATTTAAAAAGGTCCTCTGCCTGTTATCTTGTGGTAGTTTCTCAAAGGTCATATGATCGATGAGAATGCCTGAAATGTGTAGGTGATATGTTTACAGAAGAACAGAATGAACTAGTTGAATCAGCAGCAGAGATGCTTTATGGTCTAATACATGCCCGCTACATCTTGACAACAAAGGGACTCGCTGCTATGGTAAGAATTTTTGTAGCATTGAAAATTATATGTGGTCATAGCTATAATAATTGGAAGGTATCTGGTCTTTTCAGTTAGAGAAGTACAAGAATGCTGAGTTTGGGAGATGTCCTAGAGTTTACTGCTGTGGACAACCATGCCTCCCTGTTGGCCAGTCAGACATTCCTCGACAAAGCAGAGTGAATATATACTGTCCTCGATGTGAAGATGCGTATACACCTCGGTCAAGATATCATGAGAGTATCCTTTTTGTTCTGCTTTGTTATTTCTTAATGCAACCATCAACATACTGTCTGCATTCTGTCATCTTGCCCCCTTTTCCTTTCATCTGAAATGTGTAAAACTAGGAACTTGAATGTTGTGATTTGAAAACAAAGGAATACATGAATGTGGTTTGCACGTCTCACCTACCATGAGAAGTTGGCATAATCCATTATCCTTACCTCTTTTCTTTTACCTCCATCAATTTCAATTTCTCAAGTTCCCTGTCATTTGCTATTTACTAATAATCCAAAACAAAAGGAATCTGAAGCCTGTCTTTTTCTTTAAGGTTCAAAAGATAGTGCAGTAGAACCATGTCTTGTATCTCCCTACCTTGAATTGAGATTGGATCTTTCATCTCGTAGTGAAAAGTTTTAGAGGATACTGGTGTTCTGAGAAAATTGGGAAGTTTAATTTACCTTAGAGTTGGCAGCAATTTTTGTCATGTTAGCTTTTATTTGAGTCTCTTTTAATACTGTCAGAGATTTATATGCCAGTAGATAATATAGAGAACTTgcagtatgttttttttttttgtataatattgtcCTGAGATGAGCTTAAATAGAGTCGCAATGTAAACGAGGGTAATATAGCTAACCCAACTTGTTGGGACTGAGACATAATTGTTTTGGTAGCATTTTGAATATCGGAAGATCTTAAAGAGTAAACGGTATCTTAGTTTCGAACCTTTCTTCCACAACAGCCACCATGTTTATTTTTCTCgtattttctttgaaatgcATCAAACAAGTTGTGGATGGGTGGACAGATTTGAAGAGGGAATCAATCTGTAAATACTATTGAACTGTCCGACACATTTAGACATTTTCTCCCAAGCAAGGCAGGGATGATGTTTTATTTTCTCCTCTTCATTTTTGCATATATATCAATGTCTCTTTTGCATTTCCTTTACTATGTCAAAGACATTGATGGAGCTTACTTTGGAACCACATTTCCGCACCTGTTCTTGATGACTTATGGACATCTCAAGCCACAGAAGATTTCTCAGAGCTACGTTCCCAGAGTTTTTGGTTTCAAGGTCCACAAGCCTTGATCCTGGTAGTGTTACCTACTGTCTATGTTTTCCTTATTAATGTGCTAGCAGAGGTAATGCTTTTAATAGCACATGTAGAATTGTAAGGTTCTGTTATAGGTTTTATTCTCATACAGGCTTTGGAAGATGCTGTGTGATAACAAATTTACTTGGACTACGTTTATGTATGAATACAATTCTCCCTTGCTACAGTTTGTGCTTTTTTTGTTACCCTGTGAGGATCTCTCAAATACTGCGTTACAAACTATTCTGTAGCGTGATTTGTATGTCAATGTACACCCAAGTATCGCAACTTGGATTTgacacataatattttttttgtacataCACTTGACTTTTGGCCTGGGGTTTCAATTGAATGTCATTGTGTTTTCTTGAGTAAACATGATATGTCTCTAAAAGTCTTTCCCTTTTGACTTCTAGCTGTGCATTATTTTATCGGGTGAAAGATCTTATGTGCTGGTAAATTGTTAACTTTTGCATTGTGGCTGagataaatcattaaaattcGAGCCTTGGGGGTTTGGTTAGGTTTAATGTCAAGTGTGACAAGAACACATCATGGATTAGGAAGTTGACTATGATaatatttaagtggagaaaCGTAGAGCCTAGAGGGATAGATTCATTATCATCGCACTATGTAGAACTGTATAACTCTAGCTAATTTTCGTATAAGATTTACATATTCCTCGGGGAAATAAATGCCAGAAGATGATGTCGATCTATTCCCTCAAAACCTTCCTAGTCGAGCTTCCACCGAAGAGATGGGAGCACATCCGTAACTCAACGAAACGAATCTCATGGATACCCCTTCTTTTCTTGAGCCAGAGTTGGGGCTTGTAGAAGAACTGCAAAATTGCTTAGGAAGTATTAATCCTTAAATATGTTCCTTcagattataaataaattaacccCTGTTTTTCTACGTTTTGTTTTAACATGTAaacatttttattgatttttcatCACAATTTGTTCAATTCCTCAAATCCCAAACTACTGAATAGAACTTTCTTGGAGGGCATCATATATGATGAATAACACTATCATTTCAGCACAAAATACAAGTAAATATCATTTAGTGTTATCTTAGATGGTCACTTAACTAATCTTTGTTATCTTAGAATTTTTGTTCATGATCATGACATTAGAATGTGGTATATCTCATGTCCCATTTCTGAAGTTAGTTAAGTTTTTCAAGTTTTTAGAACTTTGCTAATTATTTTAGGAATGTAAAttactcaaattttaaatttgtcaaTAGCATTTTTAagtttactataattatttgtgaatttaagtttactataattatttgtgaatttttggcgttaattttattttatttttttatattcttccaatttttttattaatcaattactcattttcggaatttattaaaaaaaataaaaattaaacgaaattgttaaaaatcaatcggataatttatttaaaaggggGTTGATTTATGGAtcggattaggtgtttatgagtccgaatatcattccattttcatataaatgtcatgcggtaaggtcaaaatgacatgacaattccatgtggcatttaaagaaatgaaaaatgagttggataggTCCAACATGTcaactaacgcccataagggcatatttggatCAAAAGTTGGATGGCGAGGGCatgagtgaaccaaactttaaacggagggtatatctagaccttttcaaatagtgtaggggcatatttgacccttttcccattTATGAATGAGAGAAGTACAGACCAAAACACTCCTAAATTCGAAATAAATTGTCAATTTCATCCTTAAACTATTGAAAGCTTTAAAAACACTCTTTTACTTAGCTAACTGAACTTAACTACAGCTTTGATCTTGTGACAATAGTGAAATACACTACTAAGTTCTCGCCAAGATTAGGAATGATTTCAACATTTCTCTCGACTTTTTATCATGAGTTTCATGATTCTACAAGACACTACACTAAAAATAATCCTTAGCGATAATTAATGAACGACAATAGCTTGATTATCACTAAAGATGTATTTTTAGCTAAAATAAGC
Proteins encoded in this region:
- the LOC101246833 gene encoding casein kinase II subunit beta-3 isoform X4 encodes the protein MYKERRVGGGSKPEMGRVGDRKRLNEALDKHLERSSPSTSTTTVRGTNGKDHRFALSKSKDQLRNSAPPPPPDNKCSDESETDSEASDISGSDGEDTSWISWYCGLRGNEFFCEVDDDYIQDDFNLCGLSSLVPYYDYALDLILDVESSHEEQNELVESAAEMLYGLIHARYILTTKGLAAMLEKYKNAEFGRCPRVYCCGQPCLPVGQSDIPRQSRVNIYCPRCEDAYTPRSRYHENIDGAYFGTTFPHLFLMTYGHLKPQKISQSYVPRVFGFKVHKP
- the LOC101246833 gene encoding casein kinase II subunit beta-3 isoform X2, with protein sequence MYKERRVGGGSKPEMGRVGDRKRLNEALDKHLERSSPSTSTTTVRGTNGKDHRFALSKSKDQLRNSAPPPPPDNKCSDESETDSEASDISGSDGEDTSWISWYCGLRGNEFFCEVDDDYIQDDFNLCGLSSLVPYYDYALDLILDVESSHGDMFTEEQNELVESAAEMLYGLIHARYILTTKGLAAMLEKYKNAEFGRCPRVYCCGQPCLPVGQSDIPRQSRVNIYCPRCEDAYTPRSRYHENIDGAYFGTTFPHLFLMTYGHLKPQKISQSYVPRVFGFKVHKP
- the LOC101246833 gene encoding casein kinase II subunit beta-3 isoform X3, with product MYKERRVGGGSKPEMGRVGDRKRLNEALDKHLERSSPSTSTTTVRGTNGKDHRFALSKSKDQLRNSAPPPPPDNKCSDAESETDSEASDISGSDGEDTSWISWYCGLRGNEFFCEVDDDYIQDDFNLCGLSSLVPYYDYALDLILDVESSHEEQNELVESAAEMLYGLIHARYILTTKGLAAMLEKYKNAEFGRCPRVYCCGQPCLPVGQSDIPRQSRVNIYCPRCEDAYTPRSRYHENIDGAYFGTTFPHLFLMTYGHLKPQKISQSYVPRVFGFKVHKP
- the LOC101246833 gene encoding casein kinase II subunit beta-3 isoform X1, with amino-acid sequence MYKERRVGGGSKPEMGRVGDRKRLNEALDKHLERSSPSTSTTTVRGTNGKDHRFALSKSKDQLRNSAPPPPPDNKCSDAESETDSEASDISGSDGEDTSWISWYCGLRGNEFFCEVDDDYIQDDFNLCGLSSLVPYYDYALDLILDVESSHGDMFTEEQNELVESAAEMLYGLIHARYILTTKGLAAMLEKYKNAEFGRCPRVYCCGQPCLPVGQSDIPRQSRVNIYCPRCEDAYTPRSRYHENIDGAYFGTTFPHLFLMTYGHLKPQKISQSYVPRVFGFKVHKP